The Rudaeicoccus suwonensis sequence GGCAGCAGCAACAGTGCCTTCCACCTGGCGCTTGTCGCACTGGCCGGCAACCACGTGCTCGACCGGACCATGCGGCAGTTGCTCACCGAGATGCGCCTGCTGTTCGTCGTCGTGGCCTCGGCACGCGATGTGCACGAGCCGTATGTGGACCTCAACGAGCAGATCGCGACGTTGATCGAGGCCGGACAGATCGTGCGTGCCGCTGTGGTGCTGGAGGAGTATCTGATGCGCGCGGAGCGGCACCTGCTGGATCGCTATGCCAGCAGCGTCGATGGCGCCTCCAGGTGAGGGAGAAGAAACTTACCGCCCGGGAACCCTTGTCATAATTGTTCAACAATCATAAGGTCGCTCGTCAGGTGCAGGCACTCGGCCACACCCACCGGCGCTGCGTCGCCGGGTCTCCCGCCGAGGTGGTAGCTATCGCATGTGGGTCCTTCTCGCCGTCGTCGTCGTAGTCGTCGGCTTTGCTCTCAAACTCAACTCGATGCTCGTGGTCACTGCGGCCGGCATCGTCGCCGGCCTGATTGCCGGGCTGAGTCCGGTGGCGATCGTCGAGGCGTTCGGCTCCGGATTCGCCGGCTCACGGTCGGTCACCGTCTTCGTCGTCGTGCTCCCGGTCATCGGCCTCATCGAGCGACATGGCCTGCAGGAGCAGGCGCGCACGCTCATCGCGAAGTTGCGGGGGCTGACGACGGGACGACTGCTGGCGTCATACCTGTTGATCCGCCAAGTCACTGCCGCGCTCGGTATGACGTCGATCGGTGGACCCGCCCAGGCAGTGCGCCCGATCGTGGCGCCGATGGCCGAAGCTGCAGCAGAGCGCGAGCACGGGCCGCTCACCGAGCAGATGCGCGAGAAGACCAGGTCGTATGCCGCATCCGCTGACACTGTCGGCGTCTTCTTCGGCGAGGACATCTTCGTTGCGGTCGGTTCGATTCTGCTGATCACCGGATTCGTCGATGCGACCTACGGACTCACGCTCGACACGCTGCAGGTGGCGCTCTGGGCGATCCCGACGGCGATCTGCGCGTTCCTGATCCACGGCTACCGGATGCTGCGCTTCGACCGGCAACTGGCACGTATGGCGGCCGCAGGCGGCGCCATCGACGGCAAAGCGGCACTGCGATGATCAAACTCGAGTGGGTCCTGTGGCTGGTAGCCGCGCTGTTCCTGGCCAATGCAGTCATCCGGTTGACCGACAGCACCGACCGCAAACATGTTGGCGGTGCTGCCTTCTGGGCGGTCCTCGCGTTCACCTTCGCCTACGGCGGACAGGTGAAGAAGACTGGTGCCAGTGCCTTCGTCGAAGGCATCGCCGTGCTCGCTCTGGCTGTCCTGGCGGGGGTGGGATTCCCCGGCAAGGGCACCCGCGAACTGGTCACTGATGACGAAAAGGTTGCAGGAGCAAGGAGGTTCGGCAACAAGCTCTTCCTGCCCGCGCTGCTGATCCCGATCATTGCAGTGATCTTCGGATCAGCATTGTCCAAGGTGCACATCGGCAAGCAGCTCCTGTTGGAAGACTCGTCCGCAACGATCATCGGCCTGGGGGTTGCATCCGTCGTCGCACTCTTCGTCGCGATGGTGCTGTTCAAGGTGAAGAGCCCGGCGACGCCATTCCGGGAGAGCGACCGGCTGCTCGGTCACATCGGCTGGGCCGCGATTCTGCCGCAGTACCTCGCCACGCTCGGGATCCTGTTCACCGCGGCCGGAGTCGGCAAAGCCGTTGGGAAGATAACGGGTTCGGTGCTGCCCAAGCACTTTCTGCTGGCGGCAGTGATCGTCTACTGCCTCGGGATGCTGGTGTTCACCGTCATCATGGGCAACGCCTTCGCGGCCTTCCCTGTCATGACGGCAGCGGTGGGCTGGCCGATTCTGGTGCAGCAGTATCACGGTCACCCGGCCCCGATCTTCGCCATCGGCATGCTTGCCGGATTCTGCGGAACGCTCATCACACCGATGGCGGCGAACTTCAATCTTGTGCCCGCTGCGCTGCTCGAACTGAAAGATCAATACGGCCCGATCAAGGCGCAACTTCCGACGGCGATTCCTCTCTGGATCTGCAACGTTGCCCTGATGTACTTCCTGTGTTTTTCGAGGTGACAACGATGACCGAACAACCGAACTCCGATTGGCGCGCGACCTACGCCGGGCAGTGGGCATCGCGCCTGCCTGACTTGCTCGCTCGTACGTATCCGTATGCAACACAACATGTTTCAGGTGGTCCGGACGACTGTGACGTCACACCGTGGAAGTTGCACCCGAGCTTCCACGGCTGCTTCGACTGGCACTCGTCCTGCCACATGCTGTGGTCGTCGGTGCAACTGCTCACTCTGGCACCGGACCACGTCGACGATGCCGCCCGGCACGGACTCATCCGGCTGCTCGATGACCGCCTCGACCCGGCGAAGATCGCAGTCGAGGTCGACTACCTGCGTGCGCATCCGAGCTTCGAGCGCCCGTACGGCTGGGGCTGGGCCGCGATGCTCGCCGCCGCGGCCGACCGGTGCCCACTGCCCGAAGCGCAGGTATGGCGCGCGGCCACCCGTCCGTTGTTCGAGGTCGTGATCGAACTGGTCGGGAACTGGCTGCCGAGGCTGCGGTATGCGGTCCGTTCCGGCGAACATTCCAATGTGGCCTTCGGCCTCGGCCTCGTGCTCGATGCCGGCGCCATACTCGGCGAGGAGTCGTTGCGACCGCTGGTGACCGAACGGGCACAGTTCTGGTTCGGTGAGGACCGGAACTACCCGGCCGCCTGGGAGCCAGGTGGATCGGACTTCTTGTCACCCGCGCTGACCGAGGCGGATCTGATGCGACGGTTGCTGCCCAGGGCGGAATTCCGGGATTGGCTGACCGCCTTCCTGCCCGGGCTGGATGTGCCGGGTCACCCGTTGACGCTGCTGCCGGACGTGGTCGATCCGACGGACGGCAAGGGAGCGCACCTGCTTGGCCTGGCGTTGTCTCGCGCTGCGGCGCTCCGGTCGGTGTCAGTGGCGTTCGATGCCGACACGCGCGAATCCTTGTGGGCCACCACCCATCAGCACGTCGAAAGCACTGCCGGACACATCGTGGACGGAGACTTCATGGCCACACACTGGTTGGTGTCGTTCGCAATCCTGGCGCTGACAGCAAACGCCTGACCCAGGACTCTGGGTCAGGCGTGCGTGTTCCTTCCGGGTGCGGCTCCGCTCAGTCGAGCCGGGCGTGCGTCAATTCGATGAAGCGCTCTTCGGCGTAGTCGAAGTCTTCGATGCACGGGTTCTCGGCGGCGAGGGCGTGGGCGCACAGCATGGCGACCTTGCGGCCATCGGGCAACTCGCCGATGACCGGCGAACCCTCGTCGCAGATGCGCCATCCGGCGGCGAGCAGCTCGTACAGCATCGCTGTGTAGTCCGACTTCTGAAGGGAGGACACGTGCTCCTCACCGTTGGGCAGCAGGTCTGCCAGATGGAGGTCTGCCTCGGGGTCCGGCAGGACCAGGAATCCGGTGCCACTGGTGGGGTGGAGATAGGCAGTGTGAGCCGCAGTCTGAAGCCTGAGCATGGGTATCGAGTCCTTGACGAACGCCGCTGGAAGAACACTGACGGGGTGAGCAAGTTGAAGATTAAATGAACGCTTGGTTAGCCCGCAAGTTGAAGTGACCAATTTTACGAAATCCACAGGTTCCTGATGGGAAGCAGCTTGCTTATAAGAATGCTTGCAGATAGCAATCCTTTCAGCCGTTGTGGATTTTGTATTCGTATCTATTGATAGTTATGCAACTCGCGGGTAGCTGTTGCGAGCCGTGCCACGGACCCGCTCGCGCACAACCGTCGCGCTGACCGCAACGACTGACGACGACGCGGTCGGCCGGTGCTGCGACATACGATCTCGGCCGTGAGCGGGTACATTTACCCCGGCGATGGATCTCGCCGGGCTCATCGAGCCGAACCGCCGCATGGCTGATAGGTCCTGCTCCCACCGTTGTATTACGTGAGGCAGGTTTCGTCATGCGTTCGCGCGACTTCAGCAAGCTTCCACTGGATCCCGACGTCGACGTCGTCTCGCGACCACTGCACCTGCGCTGGCGGGCCGTCGCGGTGGTCTTCGTCGGTGGATTCTTCGGCACCGCAGCCCGAGACCTGCTGCAGAAGGCCTACCCGCATCACGACGGCGGCATCCCCTGGGCAACCTTCGCCATCAATGTCGGCGGTGGGTTCATCTTGGGCCTGTTGCTCGAGTCGCTGTTGCGGGCAGGCCCGGATGACGGCTGGCGTCGCCGCCTCCGGTTGCTCGCCGGAACCGGCTTCTGCGGGGCCTTCACGACATACAGCTCGCTCGCCTCGGACACCAACACGTTGCTGCTCGCGTCCCGTCCTGGCAACGCCATCGTCTACTCCGTCGGCAGCGTTGCTGTCGGAATCGTTTCCACGTGGTGTGGAATCCGCATCGCCGCTCTGTTGCCCGCCGCTTCACGAGGCGAGGTGGCCTGATGGGACTGCTGTTCGTGACGTTCATCGCTGGAGCGCTCGGATCGGTGTCGCGTTTCGTGGTCGACGCCGAGATCCGTCGCCGGTGGCTGCGGTCGGGCCCATGGCCGACGGTCGTGATCAATGTGACCGGGTCGCTGGCGTTGGGCGCGCTCGCCGGCTGGGCGCACATCTCGCACGCCGGAGCGACCGTCGACACGATCCTCGGCACCGGATTCTGCGGTGGGTACACGACCTTCAGCACGGTCAGTTTCGAAACCGTGCGGCAATTGCAGGAACGCCGGTATTCAGCAGCTGGTATGACGGCGGTCGCTTGCCTGGCGCTCTCCGTCTGCGCGGCGGTCGTCGGTTGGCACCTGGTGGCTTGAGGCTCGCCGGCCGCCCGTCGGCCGCGGCCTGCCGCTGCTCGCGCGTCGCGTATTCGGCGACGGGGCGGCTACTCCGGCCGGAGGGCCGAATACCGGGTGACTGCCGTTGGATAGTTATTCAGCACTCAGCAGCCAGCCGCGCACCAGCAGCCCGATGACCAGCGCCCAGAATGCGGATCCGACTCCCGCAACTGTGATGTCGGACGCCGCTACCGCGAACGTCACGATCGCCGCGATGCGCTCGTATGACGCTCGCTCGTCGCCCCGTCCGGTGCCGCCGAGCGCGCTGTGCAGCGCACCCGCGAGCGTCGTGAGCAGCGCGATACCGGCAACGGTCTCGGCGACGCCACTCGGTGCGAGCGCGATCAACGTCGCCAGTGCCGCCGAGGCAGCGCCGAGCACCAGGTAGGTCACCCCTGCGGAGCACGAGGCGATCCACCGGCGATCGCGGTCGGCACCAGCATGCGGCCCGGCCGCGAGCGCCGCGCTGATCGCCGCCAGGTTGATGGCGTGGCCGCCGGCGGCGGCACCTACCACGGTGCCTACGCCGGTCACTGTCATGGCCGGTCGCCACGGCACCGCATAGTCGAACGACTTCATCACCGCGACGCCGGGAATGTTCTGTGAAGCCATGGTGACGATGTAGAGCGGCAATGCGATGCCGATCATCGCCTGCCAGGTGATGTGCGGCATGGTCGGATCGAGGCGCGGCAGCAATTCCGCTGTCGCAATGTGGCGATGCTCGTGCACGAGGCTGACGGCGATGACGCAGGCCGCCACGACAAAGGCCGCAGGCACTGCCCACCGTGCCGCGAATCGCTGAAAGATCAACCAGCACAACAGGATCGGCAGCACGGCCTCGGGGTTGTGCGCCATCGCGCGCACCGGCTCGAGACAGATCGGCAGCAGCACGCCGGCCAGCATCGCCTGCGCGATCGTGGTCGGGATGCGCCGGATGAGATCGGCCAGGCCGCTCCACACCCCGGTGACCAGGATGAGCAGGCCGGTCACCACGAAGGCGCCGACCGCGGCCGGCCAGCCACCGGTGACGACGCCTGCCGATACGAGCAGGGCCGCGCCCGGTGTCGACCAGGCGAGCGTGATCGGGATCCTGAAACGCCACGCCAGGGCCACCATTCCGACGCCTTGCAACACCGTGACGGCGAGCAGCCCTGACGCGGCCTGCAGGGGAGTTGCCCCGACCGATCGGAGGCCGGTGAGCACGACGGCGAACGACGACGTGAAGCCGACGAGTGCGCAGGCCACCCCG is a genomic window containing:
- a CDS encoding benzoate/H(+) symporter BenE family transporter; the protein is MTVTAAATPTTVPVTAGVACALVGFTSSFAVVLTGLRSVGATPLQAASGLLAVTVLQGVGMVALAWRFRIPITLAWSTPGAALLVSAGVVTGGWPAAVGAFVVTGLLILVTGVWSGLADLIRRIPTTIAQAMLAGVLLPICLEPVRAMAHNPEAVLPILLCWLIFQRFAARWAVPAAFVVAACVIAVSLVHEHRHIATAELLPRLDPTMPHITWQAMIGIALPLYIVTMASQNIPGVAVMKSFDYAVPWRPAMTVTGVGTVVGAAAGGHAINLAAISAALAAGPHAGADRDRRWIASCSAGVTYLVLGAASAALATLIALAPSGVAETVAGIALLTTLAGALHSALGGTGRGDERASYERIAAIVTFAVAASDITVAGVGSAFWALVIGLLVRGWLLSAE
- a CDS encoding DUF2891 family protein, translating into MTEQPNSDWRATYAGQWASRLPDLLARTYPYATQHVSGGPDDCDVTPWKLHPSFHGCFDWHSSCHMLWSSVQLLTLAPDHVDDAARHGLIRLLDDRLDPAKIAVEVDYLRAHPSFERPYGWGWAAMLAAAADRCPLPEAQVWRAATRPLFEVVIELVGNWLPRLRYAVRSGEHSNVAFGLGLVLDAGAILGEESLRPLVTERAQFWFGEDRNYPAAWEPGGSDFLSPALTEADLMRRLLPRAEFRDWLTAFLPGLDVPGHPLTLLPDVVDPTDGKGAHLLGLALSRAAALRSVSVAFDADTRESLWATTHQHVESTAGHIVDGDFMATHWLVSFAILALTANA
- a CDS encoding fluoride efflux transporter FluC, encoding MRSRDFSKLPLDPDVDVVSRPLHLRWRAVAVVFVGGFFGTAARDLLQKAYPHHDGGIPWATFAINVGGGFILGLLLESLLRAGPDDGWRRRLRLLAGTGFCGAFTTYSSLASDTNTLLLASRPGNAIVYSVGSVAVGIVSTWCGIRIAALLPAASRGEVA
- a CDS encoding fluoride efflux transporter FluC — encoded protein: MGLLFVTFIAGALGSVSRFVVDAEIRRRWLRSGPWPTVVINVTGSLALGALAGWAHISHAGATVDTILGTGFCGGYTTFSTVSFETVRQLQERRYSAAGMTAVACLALSVCAAVVGWHLVA
- a CDS encoding DUF979 domain-containing protein, whose translation is MIKLEWVLWLVAALFLANAVIRLTDSTDRKHVGGAAFWAVLAFTFAYGGQVKKTGASAFVEGIAVLALAVLAGVGFPGKGTRELVTDDEKVAGARRFGNKLFLPALLIPIIAVIFGSALSKVHIGKQLLLEDSSATIIGLGVASVVALFVAMVLFKVKSPATPFRESDRLLGHIGWAAILPQYLATLGILFTAAGVGKAVGKITGSVLPKHFLLAAVIVYCLGMLVFTVIMGNAFAAFPVMTAAVGWPILVQQYHGHPAPIFAIGMLAGFCGTLITPMAANFNLVPAALLELKDQYGPIKAQLPTAIPLWICNVALMYFLCFSR
- a CDS encoding DUF969 domain-containing protein produces the protein MWVLLAVVVVVVGFALKLNSMLVVTAAGIVAGLIAGLSPVAIVEAFGSGFAGSRSVTVFVVVLPVIGLIERHGLQEQARTLIAKLRGLTTGRLLASYLLIRQVTAALGMTSIGGPAQAVRPIVAPMAEAAAEREHGPLTEQMREKTRSYAASADTVGVFFGEDIFVAVGSILLITGFVDATYGLTLDTLQVALWAIPTAICAFLIHGYRMLRFDRQLARMAAAGGAIDGKAALR